GCCGCCAAGGTGATGCTGGGGCATCGGCTACGTGATCAGGGCATCAAAGAGCGAGAACCGGAGCACAAGCATGTAGCAGTGAAAGAGGTGGTATTACCGTTCATGAAACTGAGAGGTGTGGATACCATTTTACGACCAGAGATGAAGAGCACAGGCGAAGTGATGGGGATAAATAATGGGTTTGATAAAGCGTTCTTCAAGGCAGAACTTGCAGCAGGGAACCCATTGCCTCTGGATTCTAACGCTATGGTATTCATCTCCGTCCGTGACGAAGACAAGGATGAGATAGTGGAAGTGGTGCGGAAATTGAGAGAGGCGGAACTGGCAATCGTTGCAACTGAAGGCACCTCTACCTATCTGAGGCGACGGGGGCTCGATGTAAAGGAGCTGAAGAAGTTGCATGAGGGTTCGCCAAATGTGATAGAGCTGATGCGCACAGGAGAGATAAAGCTGGTAATAAACACAACTACTGACAGACAGTCGTACAGAGATGGATACCAGATAAGACGGGCTTGTATTGATCTCAATGTGCCATACATAACAACGAAGGAGGCGGCGAAGGCGGCTGCATCTGCCATATTAGGTATGAAGAAGAGCGGATGCAGACTTGAAGTAAAGTCAATAAATGAATATTTCGGGATAGAATAAACTACGAAATTTCCTTTAGAATCATCAGGACATGTTCTGTTATATCATGAATAGCCGAAGTAATCGCGGAAGAATAAGCCAATGCCGGTGGAGAATCGTGTCTCCTCTATCCACGATACCTCATAGCCCTCCTCAATCGCCTTCGATACATGCTTGCCCAGACTGCAAGACTTTAACTCGTTCTTCAGTAAGCTCACTACATCGGTATATCTCCGCTTTACTTCCACTACATATCTCCCATCTTCAATGAGAAAAGGTGGCGAATGCTTATTCTTGAACTTCTCTGCGTGTCGTCTGGCAGTAACAGGAGGACCAATATGTTTTTTAATAGCGGGAAGTTGCCAGACAAGCAGTTCAAAGACCATTATCGCTTCATCAGTATCAGTATCAGCATCAGCCGTCACGCCACTTCGGTACACCACGAAATCATTTCGTTCTATCAGTCTCCTGACAGATATTTCTGCTTTCCTTAACTGCGAGAATAGAATGTCCTCCACCACCTCAGGAGCTTTGAACCGAACTACTACGAAAGCAGTACCACGTTCTTTTGCTATTCGCCGAAATTCCGATTCGCTCAGCGGCTTCGGTTCTTTCAACCGGAAGAAATCGTGTGAGGGTCTCGCAAGGAACTCGCGTGCGGCATCTATCAATCTGGAAAAGGAATATAAAGACACAGCAGCAGCAACATTTCGCTTGGGGTCCACGGGGTCTATAACAATCAGTGGCTCATCACCTCTATACTTCCCATGTCCCTCAATATCTATTCTCTCACCATAACGCCATTCTGCGGCATGTTTCAGGAATGAAATGAATGATTGGTATTTCAGTATGAGCAATTCACAGAGATAGCCGGAGAAGCCTTTTCGTCTCTGTTCGGAGCCATAGATACCCAAACAACGCAGAAACTGCTTCAATAATCGCACCTCATCCTCGAGTCCTGACCCTGACAATCTCTGTATTACATATTCGTTATGGAACGGTGTTCGATCCACTGCGGACTTCAATCTGGAGGGGTCTTTCACAGCGAAGCAGGGTACAAGGTCCACTTCGTACTCCCTATCAGCGAAATGGAAGTAAGCATGGATGTATGGATGCGAGGCGTATCTCTCCTCATACCTATCAGATACACTCTTTGCTAACGCAAGTCCTTTCTCCTTTAAATCCTGGTCTGATGTCTCCACAGGGAACATGATAAATATATCTATATCAGCTTCACCACTCACCCATGTGTTCCTGGCAGTGGAGCCAACAGAGATAGCATGGGCGTCTATACCCATCTCCACCGCTTTACTATTCAAATTCGTGATTATCAACTCGGTTAGGGCTTTTACTTCCGCCTGCTCTTTAGCACCCGGTCTTATCTGCTCTATAACCTCGTTGCATATCTCATTCAGAACTTTTGATTTTGCTTTTGCATCCGCTACCGGCACAAACATAAACTTACTTCTCTATCACCGTTTCCTCTACCGCGGTGCCGAAATGCCGCGCAGACTCTGTGAGATGGACAAGGACCTCGTCACCCTCCTTCAGTTCTACGACCGAAATCGGTCTGTCTTTGCCCACTAACTTTATCGTCTCTGCATTTTGTAGTATAATACTGCATCGCCTCTTACTCTTACCCTTGCTATCTGGAATTGGAATATCAACCTCAGCCTCCACGAGCATCAATGGTCGCTTCTCTATCTTCACTCGCCCAACCACCGCTTTCCTCGCTATTCCTTCCTTATTCACAATAAGGACCTCATCGCCTGAGCGCAATTCCGAGAGGTACCTCGTCTTCTCACCTACCAGTATATAGGCATGTACAGCACCAGCATTCACTCTGAAAGGTCTCGCAGCCACATAAGGACTCTCTTCAGACTCGGAATGCACCAGGAACATTGCAAACGACTGAGAACCGATAAGCATTCCCTCACCAGGCGTCATCAGTGAGCAGGTATCCACACAGACCCGATCGCCCATCTCGAGCTCCTTCACGTTTGTCACACGCGCATAAAAGAGCGGAATCCTGCTCATCTCACTCGCATCTCTTATCTCCACCACCCTCTTTATCACGGACGGATCACTGGTATCGAGTAGAACGCCATCGGCACCATATTCTAAAGTTTCAAGCGCTGTCCGTGCCTCTTCCGCATTCTGTACACCCGCTATCACCTTCACCACCTTCCTCTGTAATTCCGCTATTATATTCTCTAATGGTATTATCTTCCAGTCCTTACCTATTACGATAACATAATTGCAATAATCAGAGACATCCACTGCAAATCGTTCATATTTCTTACCCTTTATCTCCACATATGCGGCATTCATTTGTGTACCATAAGTCCTCTTTAAAGCATTATAGACACCAGATTTGTTTATCTCATCTGGAATGGGTTTTGTACCATCTCCTTCGCTCCTCTTGCCGTAGACGATTATATCCGCTTCTTTTCCAACCTCAAAAGGGATCTCATCGGGTACAATAGCAGCCACCTTGATACGGCCTAACTCCTTTACCTTGCTCACATCACTCTCTTCTACCAGCACACCGTCAATACCCGACTCTAAACTGGCGGTGATTCGTGATTTCTTATCCTCCCAGGTTCCCTCATCTGCTTTTATCCATATCTCCTTACCCTTAACTTTACCTTTATCCTTATCCTTGTCCTTGTCGCTCATTCTCACACCCTTCTATTAATTACTACTTATGTTCTTTAGATAAATTTGGGTCTGGTAGTGTAAGGCTCTCTCTTGGCTTTTCATTCATCGAGACATAGTTAAGCCCCTTTCAGGCTTGCAAAGGCACGGACAGAGCTCCACAGCGTCGTTAGCGTGGTAGTCTCCGCTCATTTTGACTATCCTCTAAGGAATTCGTGTCTGATTTTTCCCCAAAAAAAAACGTCAAGCAAATAAACGTTTCCCGCCCATACATCGAGTGGAGGAACGTGATTGGCAAAAATACTATTTATATTTGTGTTCTTCCCCTTCTTCTCCGGATAAATGATTGGAATAATGAAGAATCGAGTTGAATCCATGACATAATAATACTAAAGTTATTTAAATAGGAACAAATATTTACGTTGTAGAGTATAGTGTTAAGATGCAGGAGGTGAAAAAGAGTAAAAATGATGGCTGGAAAATTGGCGGTGGTGGTTTTAGCGATAGCGATATTCATAGGCGGTGTATTCATTGTACCGGGTTCGGCACAGGAGAGTATCGTCAGTGATTATCCGGAATTAAATCCGTTAGTTGACTTTGTTGGAGAGAATGATCTGTCAGTGATGGATTTAGTAGGGTATAAAGCTGCGGAAATGGCGATGGAGGAGTTAGGATTTAGTAAAGGCGACCCCAACGTTCTGGCACTTACTGACGCTGGATATATAGCTAACATTGGCAAGTATAGCTCGGAAAGAGCCCTTAACGGGGTGATGACGACCGCAGGTGTCTCACGAGGTAAGGGGAATTTGGTG
The nucleotide sequence above comes from Methanophagales archaeon. Encoded proteins:
- a CDS encoding CCA tRNA nucleotidyltransferase translates to MFVPVADAKAKSKVLNEICNEVIEQIRPGAKEQAEVKALTELIITNLNSKAVEMGIDAHAISVGSTARNTWVSGEADIDIFIMFPVETSDQDLKEKGLALAKSVSDRYEERYASHPYIHAYFHFADREYEVDLVPCFAVKDPSRLKSAVDRTPFHNEYVIQRLSGSGLEDEVRLLKQFLRCLGIYGSEQRRKGFSGYLCELLILKYQSFISFLKHAAEWRYGERIDIEGHGKYRGDEPLIVIDPVDPKRNVAAAVSLYSFSRLIDAAREFLARPSHDFFRLKEPKPLSESEFRRIAKERGTAFVVVRFKAPEVVEDILFSQLRKAEISVRRLIERNDFVVYRSGVTADADTDTDEAIMVFELLVWQLPAIKKHIGPPVTARRHAEKFKNKHSPPFLIEDGRYVVEVKRRYTDVVSLLKNELKSCSLGKHVSKAIEEGYEVSWIEETRFSTGIGLFFRDYFGYS
- a CDS encoding 3-dehydroquinate synthase II, with protein sequence MSDKDKDKDKGKVKGKEIWIKADEGTWEDKKSRITASLESGIDGVLVEESDVSKVKELGRIKVAAIVPDEIPFEVGKEADIIVYGKRSEGDGTKPIPDEINKSGVYNALKRTYGTQMNAAYVEIKGKKYERFAVDVSDYCNYVIVIGKDWKIIPLENIIAELQRKVVKVIAGVQNAEEARTALETLEYGADGVLLDTSDPSVIKRVVEIRDASEMSRIPLFYARVTNVKELEMGDRVCVDTCSLMTPGEGMLIGSQSFAMFLVHSESEESPYVAARPFRVNAGAVHAYILVGEKTRYLSELRSGDEVLIVNKEGIARKAVVGRVKIEKRPLMLVEAEVDIPIPDSKGKSKRRCSIILQNAETIKLVGKDRPISVVELKEGDEVLVHLTESARHFGTAVEETVIEK